Proteins from a genomic interval of Cardiocondyla obscurior isolate alpha-2009 linkage group LG21, Cobs3.1, whole genome shotgun sequence:
- the LOC139110616 gene encoding amyloid beta A4 precursor protein-binding family B member 1-interacting protein isoform X3 yields the protein MDWMRRQDVKEESQEPPNTLTPEEDDECYFEEDASIDEGMGLDNVSSATLRPFNSDINTPRIDSYRFSMANLEDSQDVDLDAILGELCALERRCDGDIAATPAPDSQRPGRPASTRINSGDNTDIKNEGGMRTDSPDNDSAFSDTVSMLSSESSASSSGSGHKPPQTAMHTAPQQQPHQLVDAASRAKAEKIRLALEKMREASVQKLFIKAFTLDGSGKSLLVDEGMSVAHVCRLLADKNHVPMDPKWAVVEHLPDLFMERVYEDHELLVENLLLWTRDSKNKLLFVERPDKTQLFLTPERFLLGPTDRGGGEYDDHSRNILLEEFFSSSNVGVPEVEGPLYLKSDSKKGWKRYHFILRASGLYYWPKEKARTARDLVCLATFDVNQVYYGVGWRKKYKAPTDFCFAVKHPRLQQPKSTKYIKFLCAEDNASLERWMVGIRVAKYGRQLMENYRALVDELAQEDLDLLAHARSCSVSSIAAPPNQTQYNTTNDNARQFAENVRHNNETVVAPTRQYDGQRQSYNPEQRQSYNNDGRLSRASSSSSSGCLSDGAPSSCEVAFECGEFPTGTIKRKPSMNPKLPLTSITRQLKEVGETVRDEPDSCPSPTSSGSGTLTRRHSRRRSGTDSDGSGTLKRHHRSGNATPVSPVPPGTPVRERASPMGYNRSESQEKTPTSPIQTCMMDSITSLPPPPSPSRVAEEIESDSEPLPPPPPEMFRSNLSLDSLPPPPAPGELPVCNTPELTGSSLSLASLPPPPSPLVGETGTIRRARSKQSTPTNSVTPESTPTHAPRPQSNQIYTNNIALNSNSVQNYNSNTSSNVHNANNTVNSVSSPHSSYPGSTASTPTCTPNSPNFTSPPPFVPPPAYSAQPPLTNSQSLGRQNSKVESIYQTGHHNTIQPIRPNPNMDTVRRSAMKQGTGHYAAPPYLAELKAASSPQPQRRVTIQEPSTSPKSKTGTGKKISFNLPPQQEPGSPALPQRKPTPPRRSDSTRLTSPKKLAASDQAPPGDFLKDLQRVMRKKWQVAQKCKMDSTTTPHEVLGFRDPPPAVADYRETNVSNWVQEHYGADNLYENVYTTDPNGPVEYASSPARQTTVRFADENCSMNIVNAIAGKRRPPPPPPKRAETTHLTTTRAMH from the exons ATTCCCAAGATGTCGATCTGGACGCGATTCTTGGTGAATTGTGCGCCTTGGAGCGACGTTGCGATGGCGATATCGCCGCCACTCCTGCGCCTGATTCGCAAAGGCCAGGAAGACCCGCCAGTACAAGGATCAATTCAGGCGACAATACCGACATCAAAAATGAAGGAG GTATGCGCACTGATAGCCCCGATAACGACAGCGCGTTCTCGGACACGGTGTCCATGCTATCCAGCGAGAGTTCGGCAAGCAGTAGCGGTTCCGGACATAAACCACCTCAGACCGCCATGCACACAGCTCCCCAACAACAACCACATCAGCTCGTTg ATGCAGCGAGTAGAGCGAAGGCAGAGAAGATCCGCCTGGCACTGGAGAAGATGCGCGAGGCGAGCGTGCAGAAGCTCTTCATCAAAGCGTTCACGTTGGACGGCAGCGGTAAAAGCCTCCTGGTCGACGAAGGGATGAGCGTCGCGCACGTGTGTAGGCTGCTCGCCGACAAAAACCACGTGCCGATGGATCCGAAATGGGCCGTAGTCGAGCATCTGCCCGATCTCTTTATGG AGAGGGTTTACGAGGACCACGAATTGCTGGTAGAAAATCTTTTGCTGTGGACCAGAGATTCGAAAAACAAGTTGCTCTTCGTCGAGAGACCGGATAAAACACAACTGTTTCTCACGCCCGAGCGATTCCTCCTCGGTCCCACAgatcgcggcggcggcgagtaTGACGACCACTCGAGAAATATCCTACTGGAAGAGTTCTTCTCGAGCAGCAACGTCGGCGTGCCCGAG GTCGAGGGTCCGCTGTACTTGAAATCGGACAGCAAAAAGGGCTGGAAGAGGTATCACTTCATTCTACGAGCCTCCGGTCTTTATTACTGGCCAAAGGAAAAGGCGCGCACAGCTCGAGATCTCGTCTGCCTGGCAACCTTCGACGTCAATCAG gtttaTTATGGCGTTGGTTGGCGTAAGAAATACAAGGCACCCACCGATTTTTGTTTCGCTGTAAAACATCCACGGCTGCAGCAGCCCAAGTCCACCAAGTATATTAAATTCCTTTGCGCGGAGGACAACGCGTCCTTGGAACGATGGATGGTTGGCATTCGCGTGGCAAAGTACGGTAGGCAACTGATGGAGAACTATCGGGCGCTCGTGGACGAGCTGGCGCAGGAAGATCTCGACTTGTTAGCACATGCGAGATCGTGCTCGGTTAGTTCTATCGCTGCTCCTCCAAATCAGACCCAGTATAACACGACGAACGACAACGCACGGCAGTTCGCGGAGAATGTGAGGCACAACAACGAAACTGTAGTCGCCCCGACGAGGCAGTACGACGGTCAAAGGCAAAGTTATAATCCGGAACAACGCCAGAGCTATAATAATGACGGCAGGTTGAGCAGAGCGAGTAGCTCCAGTTCTAGCGGATGCCTGTCCGACGGTGCACCGAGTAGTTGCGag GTGGCATTCGAATGCGGAGAGTTTCCAACCGGcacgataaaaagaaaaccgtCTATGAATCCGAAGTTGCCTCTTACGTCGATTACAAGGCAATTGAAAGAAGTCGGCGAGACCGTGCGAGACGAGCCAGATTCTTGTCCGAGCCCAACGAGCTCGGGATCTGGTACGCTAACTAGAAGGCACAGTCGTCGGCGGAGCGGCACCGATTCCGACGGCTCCGGAACTTTGAAGAGACATCACAGATCGGGAAACGCGACACCTGTTAGTCCAGTACCTCCCGGCACGCCGGTGAGGGAAAGAGCGAGTCCAATGGGATACAACAGATCGGAGAGTCAAGAGAAAACGCCGACGAGTCCGATACAAACGTGCATg ATGGATTCGATTACTTCACTGCCACCACCACCGTCACCATCAAGAGTCGCCGAAGAAATCGAGTCCGATAGCGAACCACTTCCGCCGCCACCTCCTGAAATGTTCCGTTCGAATCTCTCGCTGGATTctctgccgccgccgccggcacCCGGTGAACTTCCAGTTTGTAATACGCCGGAGCTCACGGGCTCTTCGTTAAGTCTCGCGTCTCTACCGCCACCGCCGAGCCCGCTCGTCGGCGAAACCGGAACGATACGTCGCGCTAGATCTAAGCAGTCCACTCCTACGAACTCTGTGACTCCTGAAAGCACTCCCACGCACGCTCCCCGACCTCAGTCTAATCAAATATACACGAATAATATCGCTCTGAACAGCAACTCGGTTCAGAATTACAATTCGAATACATCCTCGAACGTTCATAACGCGAATAATACCGTAAATTCTGTATCTTCTCCGCACAGTTCCTATCCAGGGTCGACGGCGAGTACGCCGACCTGTACTCCAAACTCGCCAAATTTCACGTCACCGCCGCCTTTCGTGCCGCCGCCGGCTTACAGCGCACAGCCGCCTCTTACAAATTCTCAGAGTCTCGGTCGACAGAATTCTAAGGTCGAATCGATATATCAAACTGGTCACCATAACACAATCCAGCCGATCAGGCCAAATCCCAATATGGATACCGTTCGGCGTAGCGCTATGAAACAAGGAACTGGTCATTACGCTGCACCGCCTTATCTGGCCGAGTTAAAGGCCGCCTCCAGTCCGCAGCCGCAACGACGAGTGACGATTCAAGAACCATCGACGTCGCCGAAATCGAAGACCGGAACCGGGAAAAAGATCTCATTCAATCTACCGCCTCAGCAAGAACCCGGTAGTCCCGCATTGCCGCAGCGGAAACCGACACCGCCTAGGAGATCCGACAGCACCAGACTCACATCGCCGAAGAAGCTGGCGGCGTCCGATCAGGCGCCGCCGGGCGATTTCCTCAAGGATTTGCAAAGGGTGATGAGGAAAAAATGGCAGGTTGCGCAAAAGTGTAAGATGGATTCGACAACGACGCCGCACGAGGTGCTCGGCTTTCGAGATCCGCCCCCTGCTGTGGCCGACTACAGAGAGACTAACGTATCGAATTGGGTCCAGGAACACTACGGCGCGGATAATTTATACGAAAATGTATACACGACGGATCCTAATGGACCAGTCGAGTACGCGTCCAGCCCGGCTCGACAGACGACCGTAAGATTCGCCGACGAGAATTGCAGCATGAACATCGTCAACGCGATCGCCGGCAAGAGACGACctccaccgccaccgccgaaAAGGGCCGAAACCACGCATTTGACCACCACCCGAGCGATGCACTGA
- the LOC139110616 gene encoding amyloid beta A4 precursor protein-binding family B member 1-interacting protein isoform X5: MDRLFRWKSHKTQEDGLDNVSSATLRPFNSDINTPRIDSYRFSMANLEDSQDVDLDAILGELCALERRCDGDIAATPAPDSQRPGRPASTRINSGDNTDIKNEGGMRTDSPDNDSAFSDTVSMLSSESSASSSGSGHKPPQTAMHTAPQQQPHQLVDAASRAKAEKIRLALEKMREASVQKLFIKAFTLDGSGKSLLVDEGMSVAHVCRLLADKNHVPMDPKWAVVEHLPDLFMERVYEDHELLVENLLLWTRDSKNKLLFVERPDKTQLFLTPERFLLGPTDRGGGEYDDHSRNILLEEFFSSSNVGVPEVEGPLYLKSDSKKGWKRYHFILRASGLYYWPKEKARTARDLVCLATFDVNQVYYGVGWRKKYKAPTDFCFAVKHPRLQQPKSTKYIKFLCAEDNASLERWMVGIRVAKYGRQLMENYRALVDELAQEDLDLLAHARSCSVSSIAAPPNQTQYNTTNDNARQFAENVRHNNETVVAPTRQYDGQRQSYNPEQRQSYNNDGRLSRASSSSSSGCLSDGAPSSCEVAFECGEFPTGTIKRKPSMNPKLPLTSITRQLKEVGETVRDEPDSCPSPTSSGSGTLTRRHSRRRSGTDSDGSGTLKRHHRSGNATPVSPVPPGTPVRERASPMGYNRSESQEKTPTSPIQTCMMDSITSLPPPPSPSRVAEEIESDSEPLPPPPPEMFRSNLSLDSLPPPPAPGELPVCNTPELTGSSLSLASLPPPPSPLVGETGTIRRARSKQSTPTNSVTPESTPTHAPRPQSNQIYTNNIALNSNSVQNYNSNTSSNVHNANNTVNSVSSPHSSYPGSTASTPTCTPNSPNFTSPPPFVPPPAYSAQPPLTNSQSLGRQNSKVESIYQTGHHNTIQPIRPNPNMDTVRRSAMKQGTGHYAAPPYLAELKAASSPQPQRRVTIQEPSTSPKSKTGTGKKISFNLPPQQEPGSPALPQRKPTPPRRSDSTRLTSPKKLAASDQAPPGDFLKDLQRVMRKKWQVAQKCKMDSTTTPHEVLGFRDPPPAVADYRETNVSNWVQEHYGADNLYENVYTTDPNGPVEYASSPARQTTVRFADENCSMNIVNAIAGKRRPPPPPPKRAETTHLTTTRAMH; encoded by the exons ATTCCCAAGATGTCGATCTGGACGCGATTCTTGGTGAATTGTGCGCCTTGGAGCGACGTTGCGATGGCGATATCGCCGCCACTCCTGCGCCTGATTCGCAAAGGCCAGGAAGACCCGCCAGTACAAGGATCAATTCAGGCGACAATACCGACATCAAAAATGAAGGAG GTATGCGCACTGATAGCCCCGATAACGACAGCGCGTTCTCGGACACGGTGTCCATGCTATCCAGCGAGAGTTCGGCAAGCAGTAGCGGTTCCGGACATAAACCACCTCAGACCGCCATGCACACAGCTCCCCAACAACAACCACATCAGCTCGTTg ATGCAGCGAGTAGAGCGAAGGCAGAGAAGATCCGCCTGGCACTGGAGAAGATGCGCGAGGCGAGCGTGCAGAAGCTCTTCATCAAAGCGTTCACGTTGGACGGCAGCGGTAAAAGCCTCCTGGTCGACGAAGGGATGAGCGTCGCGCACGTGTGTAGGCTGCTCGCCGACAAAAACCACGTGCCGATGGATCCGAAATGGGCCGTAGTCGAGCATCTGCCCGATCTCTTTATGG AGAGGGTTTACGAGGACCACGAATTGCTGGTAGAAAATCTTTTGCTGTGGACCAGAGATTCGAAAAACAAGTTGCTCTTCGTCGAGAGACCGGATAAAACACAACTGTTTCTCACGCCCGAGCGATTCCTCCTCGGTCCCACAgatcgcggcggcggcgagtaTGACGACCACTCGAGAAATATCCTACTGGAAGAGTTCTTCTCGAGCAGCAACGTCGGCGTGCCCGAG GTCGAGGGTCCGCTGTACTTGAAATCGGACAGCAAAAAGGGCTGGAAGAGGTATCACTTCATTCTACGAGCCTCCGGTCTTTATTACTGGCCAAAGGAAAAGGCGCGCACAGCTCGAGATCTCGTCTGCCTGGCAACCTTCGACGTCAATCAG gtttaTTATGGCGTTGGTTGGCGTAAGAAATACAAGGCACCCACCGATTTTTGTTTCGCTGTAAAACATCCACGGCTGCAGCAGCCCAAGTCCACCAAGTATATTAAATTCCTTTGCGCGGAGGACAACGCGTCCTTGGAACGATGGATGGTTGGCATTCGCGTGGCAAAGTACGGTAGGCAACTGATGGAGAACTATCGGGCGCTCGTGGACGAGCTGGCGCAGGAAGATCTCGACTTGTTAGCACATGCGAGATCGTGCTCGGTTAGTTCTATCGCTGCTCCTCCAAATCAGACCCAGTATAACACGACGAACGACAACGCACGGCAGTTCGCGGAGAATGTGAGGCACAACAACGAAACTGTAGTCGCCCCGACGAGGCAGTACGACGGTCAAAGGCAAAGTTATAATCCGGAACAACGCCAGAGCTATAATAATGACGGCAGGTTGAGCAGAGCGAGTAGCTCCAGTTCTAGCGGATGCCTGTCCGACGGTGCACCGAGTAGTTGCGag GTGGCATTCGAATGCGGAGAGTTTCCAACCGGcacgataaaaagaaaaccgtCTATGAATCCGAAGTTGCCTCTTACGTCGATTACAAGGCAATTGAAAGAAGTCGGCGAGACCGTGCGAGACGAGCCAGATTCTTGTCCGAGCCCAACGAGCTCGGGATCTGGTACGCTAACTAGAAGGCACAGTCGTCGGCGGAGCGGCACCGATTCCGACGGCTCCGGAACTTTGAAGAGACATCACAGATCGGGAAACGCGACACCTGTTAGTCCAGTACCTCCCGGCACGCCGGTGAGGGAAAGAGCGAGTCCAATGGGATACAACAGATCGGAGAGTCAAGAGAAAACGCCGACGAGTCCGATACAAACGTGCATg ATGGATTCGATTACTTCACTGCCACCACCACCGTCACCATCAAGAGTCGCCGAAGAAATCGAGTCCGATAGCGAACCACTTCCGCCGCCACCTCCTGAAATGTTCCGTTCGAATCTCTCGCTGGATTctctgccgccgccgccggcacCCGGTGAACTTCCAGTTTGTAATACGCCGGAGCTCACGGGCTCTTCGTTAAGTCTCGCGTCTCTACCGCCACCGCCGAGCCCGCTCGTCGGCGAAACCGGAACGATACGTCGCGCTAGATCTAAGCAGTCCACTCCTACGAACTCTGTGACTCCTGAAAGCACTCCCACGCACGCTCCCCGACCTCAGTCTAATCAAATATACACGAATAATATCGCTCTGAACAGCAACTCGGTTCAGAATTACAATTCGAATACATCCTCGAACGTTCATAACGCGAATAATACCGTAAATTCTGTATCTTCTCCGCACAGTTCCTATCCAGGGTCGACGGCGAGTACGCCGACCTGTACTCCAAACTCGCCAAATTTCACGTCACCGCCGCCTTTCGTGCCGCCGCCGGCTTACAGCGCACAGCCGCCTCTTACAAATTCTCAGAGTCTCGGTCGACAGAATTCTAAGGTCGAATCGATATATCAAACTGGTCACCATAACACAATCCAGCCGATCAGGCCAAATCCCAATATGGATACCGTTCGGCGTAGCGCTATGAAACAAGGAACTGGTCATTACGCTGCACCGCCTTATCTGGCCGAGTTAAAGGCCGCCTCCAGTCCGCAGCCGCAACGACGAGTGACGATTCAAGAACCATCGACGTCGCCGAAATCGAAGACCGGAACCGGGAAAAAGATCTCATTCAATCTACCGCCTCAGCAAGAACCCGGTAGTCCCGCATTGCCGCAGCGGAAACCGACACCGCCTAGGAGATCCGACAGCACCAGACTCACATCGCCGAAGAAGCTGGCGGCGTCCGATCAGGCGCCGCCGGGCGATTTCCTCAAGGATTTGCAAAGGGTGATGAGGAAAAAATGGCAGGTTGCGCAAAAGTGTAAGATGGATTCGACAACGACGCCGCACGAGGTGCTCGGCTTTCGAGATCCGCCCCCTGCTGTGGCCGACTACAGAGAGACTAACGTATCGAATTGGGTCCAGGAACACTACGGCGCGGATAATTTATACGAAAATGTATACACGACGGATCCTAATGGACCAGTCGAGTACGCGTCCAGCCCGGCTCGACAGACGACCGTAAGATTCGCCGACGAGAATTGCAGCATGAACATCGTCAACGCGATCGCCGGCAAGAGACGACctccaccgccaccgccgaaAAGGGCCGAAACCACGCATTTGACCACCACCCGAGCGATGCACTGA
- the LOC139110616 gene encoding amyloid beta A4 precursor protein-binding family B member 1-interacting protein isoform X2 translates to MLCGTFKKRSKYLGDEYRLVRSNTMPRVVSGPKEINLVTVRRAKSTRTAVRPLMKDLMPTGLDNVSSATLRPFNSDINTPRIDSYRFSMANLEDSQDVDLDAILGELCALERRCDGDIAATPAPDSQRPGRPASTRINSGDNTDIKNEGGMRTDSPDNDSAFSDTVSMLSSESSASSSGSGHKPPQTAMHTAPQQQPHQLVASRAKAEKIRLALEKMREASVQKLFIKAFTLDGSGKSLLVDEGMSVAHVCRLLADKNHVPMDPKWAVVEHLPDLFMERVYEDHELLVENLLLWTRDSKNKLLFVERPDKTQLFLTPERFLLGPTDRGGGEYDDHSRNILLEEFFSSSNVGVPEVEGPLYLKSDSKKGWKRYHFILRASGLYYWPKEKARTARDLVCLATFDVNQVYYGVGWRKKYKAPTDFCFAVKHPRLQQPKSTKYIKFLCAEDNASLERWMVGIRVAKYGRQLMENYRALVDELAQEDLDLLAHARSCSVSSIAAPPNQTQYNTTNDNARQFAENVRHNNETVVAPTRQYDGQRQSYNPEQRQSYNNDGRLSRASSSSSSGCLSDGAPSSCEVAFECGEFPTGTIKRKPSMNPKLPLTSITRQLKEVGETVRDEPDSCPSPTSSGSGTLTRRHSRRRSGTDSDGSGTLKRHHRSGNATPVSPVPPGTPVRERASPMGYNRSESQEKTPTSPIQTCMMDSITSLPPPPSPSRVAEEIESDSEPLPPPPPEMFRSNLSLDSLPPPPAPGELPVCNTPELTGSSLSLASLPPPPSPLVGETGTIRRARSKQSTPTNSVTPESTPTHAPRPQSNQIYTNNIALNSNSVQNYNSNTSSNVHNANNTVNSVSSPHSSYPGSTASTPTCTPNSPNFTSPPPFVPPPAYSAQPPLTNSQSLGRQNSKVESIYQTGHHNTIQPIRPNPNMDTVRRSAMKQGTGHYAAPPYLAELKAASSPQPQRRVTIQEPSTSPKSKTGTGKKISFNLPPQQEPGSPALPQRKPTPPRRSDSTRLTSPKKLAASDQAPPGDFLKDLQRVMRKKWQVAQKCKMDSTTTPHEVLGFRDPPPAVADYRETNVSNWVQEHYGADNLYENVYTTDPNGPVEYASSPARQTTVRFADENCSMNIVNAIAGKRRPPPPPPKRAETTHLTTTRAMH, encoded by the exons ATTCCCAAGATGTCGATCTGGACGCGATTCTTGGTGAATTGTGCGCCTTGGAGCGACGTTGCGATGGCGATATCGCCGCCACTCCTGCGCCTGATTCGCAAAGGCCAGGAAGACCCGCCAGTACAAGGATCAATTCAGGCGACAATACCGACATCAAAAATGAAGGAG GTATGCGCACTGATAGCCCCGATAACGACAGCGCGTTCTCGGACACGGTGTCCATGCTATCCAGCGAGAGTTCGGCAAGCAGTAGCGGTTCCGGACATAAACCACCTCAGACCGCCATGCACACAGCTCCCCAACAACAACCACATCAGCTCGTTg CGAGTAGAGCGAAGGCAGAGAAGATCCGCCTGGCACTGGAGAAGATGCGCGAGGCGAGCGTGCAGAAGCTCTTCATCAAAGCGTTCACGTTGGACGGCAGCGGTAAAAGCCTCCTGGTCGACGAAGGGATGAGCGTCGCGCACGTGTGTAGGCTGCTCGCCGACAAAAACCACGTGCCGATGGATCCGAAATGGGCCGTAGTCGAGCATCTGCCCGATCTCTTTATGG AGAGGGTTTACGAGGACCACGAATTGCTGGTAGAAAATCTTTTGCTGTGGACCAGAGATTCGAAAAACAAGTTGCTCTTCGTCGAGAGACCGGATAAAACACAACTGTTTCTCACGCCCGAGCGATTCCTCCTCGGTCCCACAgatcgcggcggcggcgagtaTGACGACCACTCGAGAAATATCCTACTGGAAGAGTTCTTCTCGAGCAGCAACGTCGGCGTGCCCGAG GTCGAGGGTCCGCTGTACTTGAAATCGGACAGCAAAAAGGGCTGGAAGAGGTATCACTTCATTCTACGAGCCTCCGGTCTTTATTACTGGCCAAAGGAAAAGGCGCGCACAGCTCGAGATCTCGTCTGCCTGGCAACCTTCGACGTCAATCAG gtttaTTATGGCGTTGGTTGGCGTAAGAAATACAAGGCACCCACCGATTTTTGTTTCGCTGTAAAACATCCACGGCTGCAGCAGCCCAAGTCCACCAAGTATATTAAATTCCTTTGCGCGGAGGACAACGCGTCCTTGGAACGATGGATGGTTGGCATTCGCGTGGCAAAGTACGGTAGGCAACTGATGGAGAACTATCGGGCGCTCGTGGACGAGCTGGCGCAGGAAGATCTCGACTTGTTAGCACATGCGAGATCGTGCTCGGTTAGTTCTATCGCTGCTCCTCCAAATCAGACCCAGTATAACACGACGAACGACAACGCACGGCAGTTCGCGGAGAATGTGAGGCACAACAACGAAACTGTAGTCGCCCCGACGAGGCAGTACGACGGTCAAAGGCAAAGTTATAATCCGGAACAACGCCAGAGCTATAATAATGACGGCAGGTTGAGCAGAGCGAGTAGCTCCAGTTCTAGCGGATGCCTGTCCGACGGTGCACCGAGTAGTTGCGag GTGGCATTCGAATGCGGAGAGTTTCCAACCGGcacgataaaaagaaaaccgtCTATGAATCCGAAGTTGCCTCTTACGTCGATTACAAGGCAATTGAAAGAAGTCGGCGAGACCGTGCGAGACGAGCCAGATTCTTGTCCGAGCCCAACGAGCTCGGGATCTGGTACGCTAACTAGAAGGCACAGTCGTCGGCGGAGCGGCACCGATTCCGACGGCTCCGGAACTTTGAAGAGACATCACAGATCGGGAAACGCGACACCTGTTAGTCCAGTACCTCCCGGCACGCCGGTGAGGGAAAGAGCGAGTCCAATGGGATACAACAGATCGGAGAGTCAAGAGAAAACGCCGACGAGTCCGATACAAACGTGCATg ATGGATTCGATTACTTCACTGCCACCACCACCGTCACCATCAAGAGTCGCCGAAGAAATCGAGTCCGATAGCGAACCACTTCCGCCGCCACCTCCTGAAATGTTCCGTTCGAATCTCTCGCTGGATTctctgccgccgccgccggcacCCGGTGAACTTCCAGTTTGTAATACGCCGGAGCTCACGGGCTCTTCGTTAAGTCTCGCGTCTCTACCGCCACCGCCGAGCCCGCTCGTCGGCGAAACCGGAACGATACGTCGCGCTAGATCTAAGCAGTCCACTCCTACGAACTCTGTGACTCCTGAAAGCACTCCCACGCACGCTCCCCGACCTCAGTCTAATCAAATATACACGAATAATATCGCTCTGAACAGCAACTCGGTTCAGAATTACAATTCGAATACATCCTCGAACGTTCATAACGCGAATAATACCGTAAATTCTGTATCTTCTCCGCACAGTTCCTATCCAGGGTCGACGGCGAGTACGCCGACCTGTACTCCAAACTCGCCAAATTTCACGTCACCGCCGCCTTTCGTGCCGCCGCCGGCTTACAGCGCACAGCCGCCTCTTACAAATTCTCAGAGTCTCGGTCGACAGAATTCTAAGGTCGAATCGATATATCAAACTGGTCACCATAACACAATCCAGCCGATCAGGCCAAATCCCAATATGGATACCGTTCGGCGTAGCGCTATGAAACAAGGAACTGGTCATTACGCTGCACCGCCTTATCTGGCCGAGTTAAAGGCCGCCTCCAGTCCGCAGCCGCAACGACGAGTGACGATTCAAGAACCATCGACGTCGCCGAAATCGAAGACCGGAACCGGGAAAAAGATCTCATTCAATCTACCGCCTCAGCAAGAACCCGGTAGTCCCGCATTGCCGCAGCGGAAACCGACACCGCCTAGGAGATCCGACAGCACCAGACTCACATCGCCGAAGAAGCTGGCGGCGTCCGATCAGGCGCCGCCGGGCGATTTCCTCAAGGATTTGCAAAGGGTGATGAGGAAAAAATGGCAGGTTGCGCAAAAGTGTAAGATGGATTCGACAACGACGCCGCACGAGGTGCTCGGCTTTCGAGATCCGCCCCCTGCTGTGGCCGACTACAGAGAGACTAACGTATCGAATTGGGTCCAGGAACACTACGGCGCGGATAATTTATACGAAAATGTATACACGACGGATCCTAATGGACCAGTCGAGTACGCGTCCAGCCCGGCTCGACAGACGACCGTAAGATTCGCCGACGAGAATTGCAGCATGAACATCGTCAACGCGATCGCCGGCAAGAGACGACctccaccgccaccgccgaaAAGGGCCGAAACCACGCATTTGACCACCACCCGAGCGATGCACTGA